Genomic DNA from Methanosarcina sp. MTP4:
CTTCATGTTTTTTGTTTCATCTTGAGGAACGTTCTTCATTGAATGGCTAATATATTTTTCAAAGTAAAAAAATGTTTTGAAAATATTATTTTTTAGTTGCGGACCTTTGAACAAAGTTTAAAAATTAATCTGGAAATCTTCTAAAACGTGAATTGTTACATTAAATCTTTGCGTTAGTTAAAATTCATTCTCTTATACACGTTTTTTGAAAAATATTCCCTAACAGGCTGTCTCAAAACTATGCTTGATCGTACATTTGGGTAAGAAATATTAGGAATATTTATCTTTTTAAAAATATGTATTACATCTAAGTACACTATTTGAGAAAATTAATTCCAGTGTTTCACCATGTTCAAAAAGTACGATCAAAAGCAGCAATTTTTACTTCCATTAAGCCTGGAAGAGTTTGTTCCTGAAAACCATATTGCCAGAGTGTTAAACGACCTCATAGATCTCGTTGATATCAGTGATATTGAGTCCACTTACTCTGAGGAAGGTTGTCCTGCCTATCACCCAAGATTTCTTTTAAAAATCTTACTCTACGGGTACCTTATAAACATTAGAAGTTCACGCAAGATAGAGCAAATGACACAAACTGATACTGCTTTTATGTACCTTGCAGCTATGCAAAAACCTGATTTCCGCACTATTTGTCGATTCCGTTCAACTCATCTTGACTCTATTAAAGAAATATTTTCACAGGTTGTCACGTTTTGTAAGGAAATGGATATGATTGGTTCCAGTATTTCGATCGATGGAACAAAGGTTAAGGCAAACGCTTCACCAAGACAAAGTAAAAGTTCCGACGCTCTCAAAAAAGAGATCGATAAGATACTCAAAGAAAGCATTGAGATCGATAAACAGGAAGACGAAATTTATGGTGATTCGACACCGTACCAGGTGCCAGAAGAACTGGTTAACAAGCAGAAAAGAGTAGAGAAAATCAAAGCTGCTATGAAAAAAATTGACGAAGAAAAGTTAAAAAAAGTAAACATCACAGACAACGATGCTAAAATTATGAAGCATAAAGATGGAAGCAAGAAACCTTCCTATAATTGTCAGGTTGCTGTTGATGAAAAGGAACAAATAATCGTTGCATCAGACGTTGTCGATGAAGAAAATGACTTGCATCAAGTTGTACCAATGATAGAAAATGTAAAGGAAACACTGGGATACAAGCCGACAATAGTGCTGGCAGATGCAGGTTATTTTTCATATGATAATGTGAAATTTTTACTCGATCAAGAAATTGATGCTTATATTCCTGATAACTTTTATGAAGTAGAGAAAAGGGGAAAAACAAAGAAGTTCAGAAAATCTCTCTTTAAATATGATCCGGAAAAGGACTGTTATTATTGCCCTGCTGCTTTTGAAATCCCATTTACAAGAATCCAAAAAAGGAATGATGAGCCAGATTTACGGTATTATGTCTGCAAGTATTGTTCTTTGTGTGTGTTAAAAAATGCATGTACTGAGAGTGAAAACAGGACAATATCAAGAGATCCAAGGGAGTACCTCATGGAGAATATGAGGGCTAAACTGAATACAGAAGAAGGAACGGAACAGTATCAGAAAAGAATGTGTACTGTAGAACCTGTGTTTGGCCAGATGAAACAGGATAGAGGATTCAGGGAATTTCTTTTGAGAGGGAAAAGGAAGACAAAAATTGAGTTTCTTATGATGTGTACTGTACACAACATAAAGAAAATAGCAGATTTCATGAAAAGAGAAGGAAAAAGCCTGAAGGAAATACTGAATATGATAACCGGGAGAGGAAATGAATGTAGGAATAAAGGGGGAATTACTGCAAGAAAGGCAAGTATGGTACGTTGATCAATGAAAACTGATCTTTTTTTGAATAAAAATTGAAATGGAAATGGATATTACCCAATTGTAGAATTCAAAATGGTTTTGAGACAGCTTGCTAAACTGGATTCAATTTCTTGGAAAATTCATAATGCTGATAATCAATAGTTTGATGGTTTGGCCAGAAAACTTATCAAGAGTTGGTTAAAAGTAGTTTATAGAAAAATTTTTTGATCTATATTGTTAATTTAAAGTTGAACTTATACTATAAGGGTGTATCTTGCCACATTTGTATTTAATTCTTCAGAGGAACTCATGAATCTGAAAAGAGGGTTATTTTTAGTTCTGCTCTTAATTTTCCTGTCTTTTTTGCCGTTTACTTTTGTTTCTGAAAACAACGAATTTTCTGAGTTGAAAAAACAGGAGCTTTTGTATTCGGAATCTGTAAATGAGGATATCGGCCCACATAATGAAAAGTACAGACAGGATTTCCCCGTGGAAGTGGGTGCAAGTAATATCGAAGTCCGTCTGCGTATCGATGAGTTTGATTCCGATGATTACGGAAAAATCCGCCTGACATTGTATGATAATAATAACCGACCTGTAGCAAACGATACTTTTTATCAACTGGAAAAATACCTGAATGTCAAGTATGAAAATGTCTCACCCGGGGATTGGCATATTATCGTATCTGTTGAAAAAGAATTAGGATCTAATTCCATCAATGTGGGTGGAAACATAAACGTGTTTGGGAGAGCTGTCAACAGTACGGTTTAATGTTTCGGAATCATTTCCGGGAAATCTCTTTGAAAATTGATACCCGGATGATTTTGTCGGAAACTGTTTAAACGTCAAGGCCAGGAAGTGAAATGAATAATGACATACTGAAAATCTGGAATATGGGGGCGCTTAACATTAAAACAAATAACTCTAAAATTTTTTCTTTAATCGTTTTTTTGATTATTAGCACCTGCATTGGATGTGTTGATCAAGAACCAACCGGGAATTTTTCAAAAATACCAAACGACAGCACAGATGCATCTGTAAGTGAAGATGTAGATAATTTAAGTATTAATTTCTCTGCTATACCTGTTCTTCCCCCATACAACGAATCTGAATCAGAATGGCTCAAAACAAATGCATCTTTTGTAGCTCAAATTGCAGTTAATGACAGCCGTGCCAAACAAATGATCCGGGAAGGAGCAACGATTGCAGGCGTGGTTTATTCCTGTCATCCGACTCCTGAAGGTTATGCCGGGCCCGGGTGTGCTCCGGCTTTGAGGATACAGTCAGAAGACAGGACAGTAGATTTCCTGGTTGATGAAGAAAAAGGAATAGTAGTTGAAACGGTTACGGAAATTACATCAAATAGTGGATTCCCAGGGGAATGATTAGTATATGAAAATAAAATTCTGTTATCTGATAACCTTCCTCTTTTTGTTGATGACTGCCGGTACCGGGGCTGCAGACAAAATTACGGTAGATGGCAACGGGGGAGCAGATTATACTTCAATCCAGGACGCAGTCGATAACGCAAATGATACAGACCTCATTATCGTGCACAGCGGTATTTATTTTGAAAATATACTCATTAACAAACCACTAACACTAAAGCCTGCAGATAATAACTCAAATGTAATCATCAAAGCTACAAATTTTTCGAATTACATATTCCACATCAGATCATCAAATGCCAGCATAACCGGTTTCAACCTGCTGGGCGAAACCGGGAACAAACTCAGGTCCGGGATATACCTTAACAATGTAAAGCACTGTCAAATCTCAGGCAACAGTATTTCGAACGTAGAAGACGGCATTCTCCTTTCCTCTTCCCAGGAAAACAATATCGAAAACAATTCTTTATTTTCAAACGGCCTGCACGGAATTAACATATCCGGCTCCGATAACAATGTCATAAGTAAAAATAAAATTTTCAGCAACCGATATGGAATAATTATAGAATCTTCAAACAGTAATCTAATTTCCGGTAACAATGCAAGCCTCAACGAGAATTATGGAATAGCCCTGTTCAAAACAAATGATAGTTTTGTAAAAGAGAACATTGCTACCGGAAACAAGCATGGGATTTGTTTAACTTCATCCTTCAACAATAAAATCGAAAACAACAATGCTGTCAAGAATACCTTGACCGGTTCGGTTGTGTGGGACTCGGGAGCTAACCGGCTGGAAAACAATGATTTCAGCTTCAATGGGGATTCGGGCTTAACTCTTCTTCACGAAAATAAAAATAATAGAATTGTAAACAATGAGATTTCACACAACAAAAACGGGATATATTCCAGAAGTGACGGCGCTCTTATCCTGAACAATACCATAAATTCCAACGACAAATACGGAATACTTCTCATATACACTGAAGGCAATATCATCGAAAACAACACTCTTCTGGATAATGAAAAAGGAATTGAGACTAAAAAATTGTCAGAAAACCGGGTATCTTCAAATACGATTGATGACCGGCTGACCATCCGGAAACTAATATCTGCTTTTCTCATCCTGATAGTAATCGGGACGGCATATTACCTGAAAAAAGAGTCATTGATATTGAAAGCTCTAAAGGTCCTGCTTATTGCGGCCATAGTATTGATACTTGCAATCCTTGCATGGTACTTCCCGTTCGAATCAGGCCTGTATGAGAGCAGTGTTGAAATAAACAATATCCAATGGACCGATACAGCCTCCATAAATGAGAGTTACACAAGAGGAAACCTCTCAATGGACCTTGACTATATCGAAAAGTATACATATCCTCCAGACTCCGGAAAAAGCCTTGAAACAGATGCCTTACCGGTTGATATCCGTATAAGTTCAATGAGTGCTGAAAGCACGTTAGGGGATTACGCTCTGTTACATGAAGAACCTCTCACCCTGGAGTATTCGGAAACATATCGATACAGCCACCTGCTGGATCTGGAAAAAGAAAAACAGCATAAAGTATTAGTTGAAATTTTCACTGTGAGATACTACGAATACCCAAATCCTGCTTATGGGGACTCAAGCCGGGAATTAATAGGACTGGCAGTAACAGATGTTGACCTGAAAAGGAACTAAGACATTAAAGACATTAACTTGAAAAGCAATTAATTCTATTTGAAAATCTGAATTGTCTATAACCGAGGAGGAACTGTCTTGGAAGGAAGTAAATGGGTCATGCTGTTGATCGTCTTATTTCTCTCGGGAACCCTCCTTTTATCCCTCCATGAATCCGGCAAACTACCCTGGGGTGCGGATGATATTGATAACCGTGGCGGGATTAACAGGACACCTGCTTCAGTAATAATGCAAGAAATCTGTCTAAATGACAGCGATTTTCAAAACCTGACAAAAGGAAATTACACCTGTCCGGTTACAATCTTCAATGAGACCGGGGAGTCCGTAAGATATATCCGGATTAATGGCTGGTATATTCACAAAGTAACTATTGAGATGCAAAACGGTACCTTGAAATCCATTGAAACGGAGGACACCCTGGATGATCTCTACAAAGAAGTTGATTCCCTGAACGGGTCTGTAAAATCCGTTGACTCGAAAATCACCGGTGGAGAATTCTACATGGTGACTATTGACACGCCAAACGGGACCGTGAAATCCATTGAGAAGGTGGATAAGCTGCCTGAATGGGCTCTGGGGATTGCAGAGTCCGTCGCTGTTGAATAAATTCCTCAAAATCAAAGTTCACATATTGAGCCATTTTAGCAGATCAGTTTCGAGAGCCGGGTTCACAAAATATTTCCTGGATTTGCCTTCTGTTTCGGAAAGAATGATTTTGTCGTCCCTTAAACTCTTTATATGCCAGTATGTGGTGCTTTTGTCCAGATACAGGTCTTCCGAGAGTTCCTTGTTTGTGATTTCGGGCTTTTCCAGGATCTTAAGAAGTATCTGCTTTCGTGTGTTGCTTTTGAGATGTGCTATTATCATCTTTTCACTGCTTGCGAAAACATCGGAGTTTTGAAAGACTCTTGTAAATTTTTCAGCCCTCATTAAGGTTATCTTATTTCCGGCCTTAAGCATTTCAAGGTGGAACCTCACAGCCCCCCGGTTAATTTCCAGGTCTCTTGATATTTCGGATATCGTGCACCCTGGGAGCTGCTGTATGTAACGGTATATTTTCTGCCTGTTTTCATTTCCCTGCGGGATTCTAACCTTGCCCAGGATCAAGGGGACCAGTTTGAGTATGGAAGCAAAGGCAGCCAGATATCCTATTATATAAGCTATCTTGAACGACAACGGAAATTCCCAGAACGAGTATGTCACGTCAGCCCCGCTCATGTCTACGGCATCGCCCAGCTTATCGAGCTCTTCCTGGGGCGGGCAGGGGCCTACGATATATCCTCCTTCTTCAGCATGGGCTATGGGGCATGTGCTTAAAATAAGAATAAAAAGTAACCCTGCTTTCCACATAGTTTTCACCTTATATTTAATTGGGACTTATTTAATTTTTATGGCCAAATCATCCAACTGAAAATTGAGTGCCCGGTTTGAAAAACATACTTAAGCCTGAATTCAAATATCTGGAAAATTTACAGTGATACTAATCAATAGTTTGATGATTTGGTCAGAAAACTTATTAAGAGTGGGTTTACATCATTTTATGGAGTTGATGAATTGGGCCTATTAAATAAAATAATGGCAGTAGCTTTACTTTGCTTTTTTTTGATAATGCTTCTTATAATGGCACCACTGGCGTTCACGACAATCGAACCACTTTACACAATTAAGAATTATGACGAACACCCACATAATGCAACAGTCAAAATCACCGGATACAATGGAGAGTATTTTGAAGAAACATATTATCAACTCAATCCGGGACAAACGGTAAGCGTAGGAAAACCAAAAAAGCTTTTGTTAAAATGGTCAAACCCTTTTAAAGAAGGGTATCTGCATTATGCATCGGGGGATTACCATTACTACATTGAATCCGGGAATGTTTCAGCAAGCTATTATTCAACTCCGCACCTTACAAACACTGTGATCTTCGAGCTGGTTAATTATAGTGGTGAATTCAATGTATCAATCATGGAGTATACATAAAAATCATAGGAGGGCTGGCTTTGAGAGTTTCGGGATTGTGTGAAAAAATAAAATACTGTTGTCTGATAACTCTCATCTTATTGTTGATGACTGCCGGTACCGGGGCTGCAGGCACAATTACGGTAGATGACAACGGGTGGGCAGATCATTCTTCAATACAGGAAGCAATAACTTTTGCACAGGAAAATGACTCTATCCTGATCTACGAAGGAAACTATTCAGAAATTCTTACAATCGACAAAAAATTAAAAATCAGTTCTATTTCTCGCAACCCCGCAGATGTAATTATCAACCCGGATATCCCTTCCCGACAAATAATCCACGTTGCATCAAACAATGTTGAAATAACCGGCTTGACAATCCTTGGAACCGGCAACGAAAATCAAATCTCAGGAATCTATCTGGATAACGTCAGTAACTCATTCATTCAAGACAATATCATTTCAAACGTTCAGGATGGCCTTGTTCTAAATGCCTCATCCGAAAATAGTATTAAAAATAACACTTTACTCTCGAACAATTTACATGGAATCTACCTGATTAACTCGAAGAGTAACAATTTGAGAAACAATCTCATCATTGGCAATAAATTCGGGCTTTATCTGGACCTTTCAAATCAAAATACTTTAACCAGCAACAATGCCAGTAACAATGAAAACTATGGAATTGCTCTCAGGAAATCAAATGCCAATAACTTAACAAATAACCAATTTTTCATGAACAAATATGGGCTCTGTCTAACCGACTCTCATGAAAATGTAGTAACAGATA
This window encodes:
- a CDS encoding winged helix-turn-helix transcriptional regulator — protein: MWKAGLLFILILSTCPIAHAEEGGYIVGPCPPQEELDKLGDAVDMSGADVTYSFWEFPLSFKIAYIIGYLAAFASILKLVPLILGKVRIPQGNENRQKIYRYIQQLPGCTISEISRDLEINRGAVRFHLEMLKAGNKITLMRAEKFTRVFQNSDVFASSEKMIIAHLKSNTRKQILLKILEKPEITNKELSEDLYLDKSTTYWHIKSLRDDKIILSETEGKSRKYFVNPALETDLLKWLNM
- a CDS encoding IS1182 family transposase — encoded protein: MFKKYDQKQQFLLPLSLEEFVPENHIARVLNDLIDLVDISDIESTYSEEGCPAYHPRFLLKILLYGYLINIRSSRKIEQMTQTDTAFMYLAAMQKPDFRTICRFRSTHLDSIKEIFSQVVTFCKEMDMIGSSISIDGTKVKANASPRQSKSSDALKKEIDKILKESIEIDKQEDEIYGDSTPYQVPEELVNKQKRVEKIKAAMKKIDEEKLKKVNITDNDAKIMKHKDGSKKPSYNCQVAVDEKEQIIVASDVVDEENDLHQVVPMIENVKETLGYKPTIVLADAGYFSYDNVKFLLDQEIDAYIPDNFYEVEKRGKTKKFRKSLFKYDPEKDCYYCPAAFEIPFTRIQKRNDEPDLRYYVCKYCSLCVLKNACTESENRTISRDPREYLMENMRAKLNTEEGTEQYQKRMCTVEPVFGQMKQDRGFREFLLRGKRKTKIEFLMMCTVHNIKKIADFMKREGKSLKEILNMITGRGNECRNKGGITARKASMVR
- a CDS encoding NosD domain-containing protein, yielding MKIKFCYLITFLFLLMTAGTGAADKITVDGNGGADYTSIQDAVDNANDTDLIIVHSGIYFENILINKPLTLKPADNNSNVIIKATNFSNYIFHIRSSNASITGFNLLGETGNKLRSGIYLNNVKHCQISGNSISNVEDGILLSSSQENNIENNSLFSNGLHGINISGSDNNVISKNKIFSNRYGIIIESSNSNLISGNNASLNENYGIALFKTNDSFVKENIATGNKHGICLTSSFNNKIENNNAVKNTLTGSVVWDSGANRLENNDFSFNGDSGLTLLHENKNNRIVNNEISHNKNGIYSRSDGALILNNTINSNDKYGILLIYTEGNIIENNTLLDNEKGIETKKLSENRVSSNTIDDRLTIRKLISAFLILIVIGTAYYLKKESLILKALKVLLIAAIVLILAILAWYFPFESGLYESSVEINNIQWTDTASINESYTRGNLSMDLDYIEKYTYPPDSGKSLETDALPVDIRISSMSAESTLGDYALLHEEPLTLEYSETYRYSHLLDLEKEKQHKVLVEIFTVRYYEYPNPAYGDSSRELIGLAVTDVDLKRN